The following proteins come from a genomic window of Varunaivibrio sulfuroxidans:
- a CDS encoding squalene/phytoene synthase family protein: MDHDTWIGEYTQGCRHLWPIAVFSPPRRRRAMLALLAFDAELRRIPHKVKEPMLGAMRYQWWRDMLGGASGDMPVGSPPLVRALAGILDDPTLPGGLARASAAALIDAAQDKLTPVSPADVDLLKNRATAVARAQGALMRCILMGGGSDNLDVNEDALFHALRALEALAGLSERALGEKAFGEPLKAALLACAEEAIVTAAALSAGVDKKLRPALVAITLGRLVLFDVRKHGVGAGALRRSRPLCARLTPWRLTRLGWAVWRGRF, translated from the coding sequence ATGGATCACGATACGTGGATTGGTGAATACACACAAGGATGTCGGCATTTATGGCCCATCGCCGTTTTTTCCCCCCCGCGCCGCCGCCGTGCAATGCTGGCGCTGCTGGCGTTCGACGCGGAACTGCGGCGGATCCCGCACAAAGTAAAAGAGCCGATGCTGGGGGCGATGCGCTATCAGTGGTGGCGCGATATGCTTGGTGGCGCGTCCGGCGACATGCCTGTGGGGTCTCCTCCTTTGGTGCGCGCGCTGGCGGGGATCTTGGACGATCCTACGCTCCCCGGCGGTCTTGCGCGCGCATCCGCCGCCGCGCTGATCGACGCCGCGCAAGATAAGCTTACCCCGGTGTCTCCTGCGGATGTGGATCTCTTGAAAAATCGCGCTACCGCCGTGGCGCGGGCGCAAGGCGCCTTGATGAGGTGCATTCTAATGGGGGGCGGCTCGGATAATCTCGATGTAAATGAAGATGCCTTATTTCACGCTTTACGCGCCTTGGAGGCGCTCGCCGGTCTCAGCGAGCGCGCTCTGGGGGAGAAGGCGTTCGGGGAACCCCTCAAGGCCGCCCTGTTGGCGTGCGCCGAAGAGGCGATCGTTACCGCAGCCGCCTTGTCGGCGGGGGTGGACAAAAAACTTCGCCCCGCCTTGGTGGCGATTACTCTGGGGCGATTGGTCCTTTTCGATGTTCGCAAGCACGGCGTTGGGGCGGGCGCCTTGCGCCGTTCAAGGCCTTTGTGTGCGCGCCTTACCCCCTGGCGGTTGACGCGGTTGGGGTGGGCGGTTTGGCGCGGCCGTTTTTGA
- the trmFO gene encoding methylenetetrahydrofolate--tRNA-(uracil(54)-C(5))-methyltransferase (FADH(2)-oxidizing) TrmFO, with protein MKNTVDSPVRVVGAGLAGCEAAWQLAERGIGVVLHEMRPVRATDVHKTDNLAELVCSNSFRSDDAQGNAVGVLHREMRALGSLILATADKHRVPAGGALAVDREGFSTAITETLEAHPLITIAREEIDDLGALGDGPVIVATGPLTSDALSQSIRALSGTDHLAFFDAIAPIVYKDSIDFSKVWYQSRYDKGDAKDYINCPLDKAQYDAFIDALVNGEKTTFKEWEANTPYFEGCLPIEVMAERGPQTLSYGPMKPVGLTNPHAPTTKAHAIVQLRQDNALGTLWNMVGFQTKLTYGEQKRIFRTIPGLENAAFARLGGIHRNTFIKSPVLLDNTLRLKNRPNIRFAGQITGCEGYVESASIGLLAGMFAAAEIRRVSCPPPPKETALGALLGHITTDAESETFQPMNVNFGLFPPIEAEGGENGEKKRRLKGRDRKLALSSRAEIALMRWIEKNRVHPGAS; from the coding sequence ATGAAAAATACCGTAGACTCTCCCGTTCGTGTTGTTGGCGCAGGATTGGCCGGCTGCGAGGCGGCATGGCAGCTCGCCGAGCGCGGCATCGGCGTCGTTTTACACGAAATGCGCCCGGTGCGCGCCACCGATGTGCACAAGACCGACAACCTGGCCGAACTGGTCTGTTCCAACTCGTTTCGGTCCGATGACGCCCAGGGCAACGCCGTCGGCGTGTTACACCGGGAAATGCGCGCCCTCGGGTCATTGATCCTGGCGACGGCCGACAAACACAGGGTGCCCGCGGGGGGCGCCCTGGCGGTGGACCGTGAGGGGTTCAGCACCGCGATCACCGAAACCCTTGAGGCCCATCCCCTGATCACCATCGCGCGCGAGGAAATCGACGATCTTGGCGCGCTGGGCGACGGCCCGGTCATCGTCGCCACCGGACCGCTGACCTCCGATGCGCTCAGTCAATCGATCCGCGCCCTGAGCGGAACGGACCATCTGGCGTTTTTCGACGCCATCGCCCCGATCGTCTATAAGGACAGCATCGATTTTTCCAAGGTCTGGTACCAGTCGCGCTACGACAAGGGAGACGCCAAGGATTATATCAATTGCCCCCTCGACAAGGCGCAGTACGACGCCTTCATCGACGCCTTGGTGAACGGCGAAAAAACGACCTTCAAGGAATGGGAGGCGAACACCCCCTATTTCGAAGGCTGCCTGCCGATCGAGGTGATGGCCGAACGCGGCCCCCAAACCCTATCCTACGGCCCCATGAAGCCGGTGGGCTTGACCAATCCCCACGCCCCCACCACCAAGGCCCACGCCATCGTGCAATTGCGCCAGGACAACGCCCTGGGCACGCTGTGGAACATGGTCGGCTTTCAGACCAAGCTGACCTACGGCGAACAAAAACGCATCTTCCGCACCATCCCGGGGTTGGAAAACGCCGCGTTTGCCCGCCTCGGCGGCATTCACCGCAACACCTTCATCAAAAGCCCGGTTCTACTGGACAACACCTTACGTCTGAAAAACCGCCCAAATATTCGCTTCGCCGGGCAAATCACAGGCTGCGAAGGGTATGTGGAGAGCGCCTCGATCGGTCTTCTGGCGGGAATGTTCGCCGCCGCCGAGATTCGCCGCGTTTCTTGTCCGCCGCCACCGAAGGAAACCGCCCTGGGCGCGTTGCTGGGCCACATCACGACTGATGCCGAAAGTGAAACGTTTCAGCCGATGAACGTCAATTTCGGCCTCTTTCCTCCGATCGAAGCCGAGGGCGGAGAGAACGGGGAGAAAAAGCGCCGTCTCAAGGGGCGCGATCGCAAGCTCGCCCTATCCTCGCGCGCCGAAATCGCATTGATGCGATGGATCGAAAAAAACCGGGTGCACCCAGGCGCCTCATAA
- a CDS encoding rhodanese-like domain-containing protein: MSFDLHSFDLHSLAPIAIAAGFFVFMRIGLPRLMAWGVPFANPQTLKDLMDGGRDVVVIDVRTPGEYSGDLGHIPGALNLGYSELSNALKENGAALAAYQDAPVFVTCRTQNRSPRAAKLLKNAGLNNVQILNGGMARWKREGLPRETR, translated from the coding sequence GTGTCTTTCGATCTTCATTCTTTCGACCTTCATTCTCTTGCTCCGATAGCAATCGCGGCGGGGTTTTTCGTCTTCATGCGTATCGGGTTGCCGCGCTTGATGGCCTGGGGGGTTCCCTTCGCCAATCCGCAAACCCTTAAGGACCTGATGGACGGAGGGCGGGATGTCGTTGTCATCGATGTCCGTACGCCGGGTGAATACAGCGGTGATCTGGGGCATATTCCCGGCGCGCTGAACCTTGGCTACAGCGAACTGTCGAATGCGCTCAAGGAAAACGGGGCGGCCCTCGCGGCGTACCAAGACGCCCCCGTTTTCGTGACCTGCCGCACACAAAACCGCTCACCGCGCGCGGCTAAGCTTTTGAAGAATGCGGGACTGAACAATGTCCAGATTCTCAACGGCGGCATGGCGCGTTGGAAAAGGGAAGGCCTGCCCCGCGAAACCCGCTGA
- a CDS encoding SLC13 family permease has protein sequence MSNTAPRSTTADTPINHLSFSHLVAVTTMVLGVALVITASIANLNILGEANMQRAAGIIVFSLGLWATGVVPEFFTSLVFLFLCAVFAIAPPGVIFSGFQASAMWLVFGGLVIGLAVHETGLAKRLVHAMVAYIPANYFGILASVIAAGGVLAFVIPSALSRAVLITPIAMELAARLGFAEGSKGRTGIVLAAGMGTTLPAFAILPSNVPNLVLSASAESLFNIHFEYGHYLALNFPVLGVFSMLATLGLNWLFFREAPTRDGAPSQSGGVTGNERKLAVILMITVALWATDFIHGVSPAWVAMGAALLCAAPGVGVLKTQDLVKKINYAPWLFVAGVVGLGAVASHSGLGATLGKGLLALTGQNIGGGLAGFSTLVAVGMSVAFATTLPAVPAIMTPLATTLSSATGWPIDTVLMAQVPTWVLIPLPYLAPPILVTLSMAGITARRAAPLMIVYFILGVVIALPLHFYWARYLGVFM, from the coding sequence ATGTCCAACACCGCGCCTCGATCCACGACAGCCGATACGCCCATCAATCACCTATCATTCTCACATCTGGTCGCCGTAACGACGATGGTTCTCGGCGTGGCTCTTGTAATCACCGCCTCGATCGCAAACCTGAACATTCTTGGCGAGGCAAACATGCAACGCGCCGCCGGCATCATCGTTTTCTCTCTCGGTTTGTGGGCCACCGGCGTCGTGCCCGAATTTTTCACCTCGCTCGTTTTTTTGTTTCTCTGCGCCGTCTTCGCCATCGCCCCTCCCGGCGTCATCTTTTCGGGCTTCCAGGCCAGCGCCATGTGGTTGGTTTTCGGCGGTCTCGTGATTGGCCTGGCGGTTCATGAAACGGGATTGGCCAAGCGCCTGGTGCACGCCATGGTCGCCTATATTCCGGCCAACTACTTCGGCATCTTGGCGAGCGTTATCGCCGCCGGGGGCGTACTCGCCTTTGTCATCCCCTCCGCACTCAGCCGCGCCGTTCTGATTACGCCAATCGCCATGGAACTGGCGGCGCGACTGGGATTTGCGGAAGGATCGAAGGGGCGGACCGGCATCGTACTGGCGGCGGGCATGGGCACGACCTTGCCCGCCTTCGCCATCCTGCCTTCCAATGTGCCCAATCTCGTGCTTTCGGCGTCCGCGGAAAGCCTATTCAACATCCATTTTGAATACGGCCACTATCTGGCGCTGAATTTTCCCGTCCTCGGGGTCTTCAGCATGCTGGCCACCTTGGGTTTGAACTGGCTCTTTTTTCGTGAGGCGCCGACCCGGGACGGCGCACCATCGCAAAGCGGCGGCGTGACGGGGAATGAACGCAAGCTCGCCGTGATCTTAATGATCACGGTCGCCTTATGGGCGACGGATTTCATCCATGGCGTCTCGCCGGCCTGGGTCGCGATGGGCGCCGCGCTGCTGTGCGCCGCGCCCGGGGTCGGGGTATTGAAGACTCAGGACTTGGTCAAGAAAATCAATTACGCCCCATGGCTGTTCGTCGCCGGGGTGGTCGGACTCGGCGCGGTCGCCTCGCATTCGGGACTTGGGGCGACCCTGGGCAAGGGACTTCTGGCGCTCACCGGACAAAATATCGGCGGCGGCCTGGCGGGCTTCTCGACCCTGGTCGCGGTCGGGATGTCGGTCGCCTTCGCAACGACCCTGCCCGCCGTTCCCGCCATCATGACCCCGCTCGCCACCACGTTGAGCAGCGCCACCGGATGGCCGATCGACACCGTGCTGATGGCGCAAGTTCCGACCTGGGTGCTCATTCCCCTGCCCTACTTAGCGCCGCCGATCCTGGTCACGCTTTCCATGGCGGGGATCACCGCACGGCGCGCCGCGCCGCTCATGATCGTTTATTTTATCTTAGGCGTCGTCATCGCCCTACCGCTACATTTCTACTGGGCGCGCTATTTAGGGGTGTTCATGTAA
- a CDS encoding LysR family transcriptional regulator — translation MLDLRDISLFVAAAALGNLSAAGRRVGMSAATASRRLAAFEDVLGTRLLYRTTRSIALTADGEVFLRHAQRILKEMETARESLSAYRDTPRGTLRITAPISFGQAHIAPALPDFLSLYPDVNIDLILSESLLDLVDEGIDVAVRIAALADSRMMSRKLSGVRRVVCAAPSYLERRGRPLCLEDLKAHNCLVSSGRETWAFTRHGVRENVVVRGNVRSNDGVVVRDLALRGLGIVLRALWDVGPYLASGELKAVLPQYETATRADVWAVYPGGARPSPKVRAFIDYLTRRFGPVPYWEKNVPPDVGPEA, via the coding sequence ATGCTTGACCTTCGCGATATTTCCCTTTTCGTGGCGGCGGCGGCGTTGGGCAACCTATCGGCGGCGGGCCGCCGGGTCGGAATGTCCGCGGCGACGGCGAGCCGCCGCCTCGCCGCGTTCGAAGACGTGCTTGGAACGCGATTGCTGTATCGGACCACCCGAAGCATCGCGCTCACGGCGGATGGCGAAGTTTTTTTGCGCCACGCCCAGCGGATTTTGAAGGAAATGGAAACCGCCCGTGAGAGTTTGTCCGCTTACCGCGATACGCCGCGCGGCACGCTTCGAATTACCGCGCCAATCTCTTTTGGCCAGGCCCATATCGCGCCGGCGTTGCCGGATTTTTTGAGCCTGTATCCCGACGTCAACATCGACCTCATCTTGTCGGAATCGCTTTTGGATCTCGTTGACGAGGGTATCGACGTCGCGGTGCGCATTGCGGCGCTCGCGGACTCACGGATGATGTCGCGCAAACTCAGCGGTGTGCGGCGCGTCGTTTGCGCCGCGCCGTCTTACTTGGAACGCCGCGGTCGGCCTTTGTGTCTTGAGGATCTGAAGGCGCACAACTGCCTCGTTTCGTCGGGGCGCGAAACATGGGCGTTCACGCGCCATGGCGTGCGAGAAAATGTCGTGGTTAGGGGAAATGTGCGCAGTAACGACGGCGTCGTGGTGCGGGATCTGGCGCTTCGCGGATTGGGGATCGTGCTCCGTGCGCTGTGGGATGTCGGTCCCTACCTGGCGAGCGGGGAACTGAAAGCCGTGTTGCCGCAATACGAGACGGCGACGCGCGCCGACGTGTGGGCGGTCTATCCCGGCGGCGCGCGACCATCGCCCAAGGTGCGCGCATTCATCGACTACTTGACTCGGCGGTTCGGTCCCGTTCCGTATTGGGAAAAGAATGTACCGCCGGACGTTGGGCCGGAAGCTTAA
- a CDS encoding bacteriohemerythrin produces MKAKTMGWKAKYTTGITLLDDEHKELLELVNTLISALESPNEGAATHAHVIDGYRKVHDHIVAHFADEERLMHNIGFPDVTEHITQHEALRQELEQLGKMIKEGRTPENWEPLASMLNVWVLRHIMSHDVKIRTYLHRSPS; encoded by the coding sequence ATGAAGGCGAAGACCATGGGGTGGAAAGCAAAATACACCACCGGCATCACATTGCTCGACGACGAGCACAAGGAACTTCTCGAACTGGTGAATACGCTTATTTCGGCTCTGGAAAGCCCGAATGAGGGCGCCGCCACCCACGCTCACGTCATCGACGGTTACCGCAAGGTTCACGATCACATCGTCGCGCATTTCGCCGACGAGGAACGGCTCATGCACAACATCGGCTTTCCCGACGTCACGGAGCACATCACCCAACATGAAGCATTGCGCCAAGAACTCGAACAACTCGGGAAGATGATCAAGGAGGGCCGTACGCCCGAGAATTGGGAACCGCTCGCCAGCATGCTGAATGTCTGGGTCTTGCGCCACATTATGTCGCATGACGTCAAGATCCGCACATATCTCCACCGCAGCCCTTCGTAG
- a CDS encoding MgtC/SapB family protein, giving the protein MELLANQETLGRLALALGIGLLVGIERGWHSRKASGGARAAGVRTFALSGLLGGFCGLLTMRYGAIVLGVSLAAFAVLLVFSYVNSSRLSQDFGLTSEVAALLVFILGVYAVLGNMALAAAGGVVTVALLDAKRYLHRWVRHLNKLELDSAIKLLLISVVVLPVVPNQGFGPGEVLNPYRMWWMVVLVAGLSFSGYIAMRIAGPRLGGVLTGFFGGLASSTALTVGAARIAHKNPQLIPMLNGAVAIASAVMYMRILVIVAFFNRALAFQLAPALGVMSLFCAIGTAFLLYKSRRRGAAAPIEIDNPCDISIAVKFALLLAVVALLAHYARIHFGNSGLYVLGAISGLVDVDAISLSLAEMTKTGLTENLAANAIFVATVVNTLVKAVITGFLAGPKMALPLLALLIVASTAGVVVLEIF; this is encoded by the coding sequence ATGGAACTCTTGGCCAATCAGGAAACATTGGGGCGTTTGGCGCTTGCCCTGGGGATCGGCCTTTTGGTCGGCATCGAACGGGGATGGCACTCACGCAAGGCGAGCGGCGGCGCGCGCGCCGCCGGCGTGCGCACCTTCGCGCTAAGCGGACTACTCGGTGGTTTCTGCGGTTTGCTCACGATGCGTTACGGCGCCATTGTCCTGGGGGTTTCCCTAGCCGCGTTCGCGGTCCTACTCGTCTTTTCCTATGTCAACTCCAGTCGCCTCAGCCAAGATTTCGGTTTGACATCCGAGGTCGCCGCCCTGCTGGTATTCATTCTTGGCGTTTATGCCGTCCTCGGCAACATGGCGCTCGCGGCAGCCGGCGGCGTCGTCACCGTCGCCTTGTTGGACGCCAAAAGGTATTTGCACCGCTGGGTCAGACATCTCAACAAACTGGAACTGGACAGCGCCATAAAGTTGCTGTTGATTTCCGTCGTCGTTCTTCCCGTCGTGCCGAATCAAGGGTTCGGTCCCGGCGAAGTGCTCAACCCATATCGGATGTGGTGGATGGTGGTCCTGGTCGCCGGTCTTTCTTTTTCCGGCTACATCGCCATGCGCATCGCGGGGCCGCGACTGGGGGGCGTCCTCACCGGATTTTTCGGAGGCCTGGCGTCCTCGACCGCGCTGACCGTCGGCGCCGCGCGCATCGCACATAAAAACCCACAACTCATTCCCATGTTGAACGGCGCGGTGGCCATCGCATCGGCGGTGATGTACATGCGTATTCTCGTGATCGTCGCCTTTTTCAACCGCGCCCTGGCCTTTCAGCTCGCCCCCGCCCTTGGCGTCATGTCTCTTTTTTGCGCCATCGGCACGGCGTTTCTACTCTATAAATCCCGACGGCGCGGCGCGGCGGCCCCGATCGAGATCGACAACCCCTGCGATATTTCGATCGCCGTTAAATTCGCCCTCCTGTTGGCCGTCGTCGCCTTGCTGGCGCATTATGCCCGCATCCATTTCGGGAACAGCGGGCTTTACGTCCTCGGCGCAATTTCGGGTTTGGTTGATGTCGATGCCATTTCCCTATCGCTCGCGGAAATGACCAAAACGGGCCTAACCGAAAATCTCGCCGCCAACGCCATCTTTGTCGCCACCGTGGTCAACACCCTTGTCAAAGCCGTCATCACCGGATTTCTCGCCGGCCCAAAAATGGCGCTTCCCCTACTCGCCTTGTTGATCGTCGCCTCAACCGCTGGTGTCGTTGTTTTAGAGATATTTTAG